A genomic region of Leptolyngbya sp. FACHB-261 contains the following coding sequences:
- a CDS encoding gluconokinase, which yields MAQAFFIGVDIGTTSTKAIVFSATGAAQGTGLREYPILVPQPGWAEQDPDVISIAVLAAVREAVEQARVSKQDIAALGFSGAMHSLIAIDAQGKPLTHSIIWADNRSLEQTNSLKRSGIGQAIYQRTGTPIHPMSPLPKLLWLQQMAAATFQQAARFVSIKEYVFYQLFGQWIVDYSIASATGLFNLERLTWDEEALALTQVRASQLSDPVPTTHVMRGMKFQYAEAMGLDPDTPVVVGANDGVLANLGVGAIELGQVAITIGTSGAVRTVIGQPRTNPSGRTFCYALTENHWVIGGPTNNGGIVLRWLRDEFCAPEVERAKQLGADPYTLMIEAALQTPVGAEGLFCLPFLSGERAPYWNAQLRGAFVGMGLHHQRAHFIRAVLEGILLNIRTILTLVQELGGDPKEIRASGGFARSSAWLQMTADVLGYDVVVPEVYEGSSFGAAVLAMYGVGAINDLNQVQSLIRISYEHSPDPQRSPIYQELATTYEQLCASLIQELSNQVG from the coding sequence ATGGCTCAAGCTTTTTTTATTGGCGTTGACATCGGCACCACTAGTACTAAGGCGATTGTTTTTTCGGCCACTGGTGCTGCTCAAGGTACAGGCTTGCGGGAATACCCGATTCTGGTGCCTCAACCGGGCTGGGCTGAGCAGGATCCAGATGTAATCTCGATAGCTGTGTTAGCCGCAGTACGCGAGGCCGTTGAGCAAGCAAGAGTGAGCAAACAGGATATTGCCGCGCTTGGTTTTAGCGGCGCTATGCACAGCCTGATTGCGATTGACGCTCAGGGCAAACCGCTGACCCACAGTATTATCTGGGCCGACAACCGTAGTCTGGAGCAAACGAACTCCTTAAAACGATCGGGCATAGGGCAAGCAATCTATCAACGCACAGGAACGCCCATCCATCCCATGTCGCCGCTGCCTAAATTACTGTGGTTGCAGCAGATGGCCGCAGCGACGTTTCAGCAAGCAGCCCGGTTTGTCTCGATTAAGGAATACGTTTTTTACCAGCTATTTGGGCAGTGGATTGTTGACTATTCGATTGCCTCAGCCACAGGTCTGTTCAATCTAGAACGGCTCACCTGGGATGAAGAAGCCCTCGCCCTCACCCAAGTACGAGCCAGTCAACTCAGTGACCCTGTGCCCACAACTCACGTCATGCGAGGCATGAAATTCCAGTACGCAGAGGCAATGGGCTTAGATCCAGATACGCCTGTCGTGGTGGGGGCTAACGACGGAGTTTTAGCCAATCTGGGTGTAGGGGCCATTGAATTGGGACAGGTTGCGATCACCATCGGCACCAGTGGCGCCGTGCGAACCGTAATCGGCCAGCCCCGCACTAACCCGTCGGGGCGCACCTTCTGCTATGCGCTTACCGAAAACCACTGGGTAATCGGGGGTCCCACCAACAATGGCGGTATTGTGCTGCGCTGGTTGCGAGATGAGTTCTGTGCTCCAGAAGTGGAGCGAGCCAAACAGCTCGGTGCGGATCCCTACACCTTGATGATTGAAGCGGCGCTACAAACCCCAGTTGGCGCAGAAGGTCTGTTCTGTCTGCCTTTCTTATCTGGGGAGCGGGCGCCTTACTGGAACGCTCAGTTACGAGGCGCTTTTGTGGGCATGGGGTTGCATCACCAGCGAGCTCACTTCATTCGGGCCGTCTTGGAGGGCATATTGCTCAACATCCGCACCATCCTCACGCTAGTGCAGGAACTGGGCGGTGACCCCAAGGAAATTCGTGCTTCTGGTGGCTTTGCCCGTTCCTCCGCCTGGCTGCAAATGACGGCGGATGTTCTCGGTTATGACGTGGTGGTGCCGGAGGTGTACGAGGGCAGCAGCTTTGGTGCTGCCGTCTTAGCCATGTATGGCGTGGGTGCGATCAATGACCTAAACCAGGTTCAATCCCTGATTCGAATTAGCTACGAGCACTCGCCCGATCCGCAGCGCAGCCCGATTTATCAAGAACTGGCCACAACCTACGAGCAACTGTGCGCTAGCCTGATTCAAGAGTTGAGTAACCAGGTTGGCTGA
- a CDS encoding DUF2993 domain-containing protein: protein MLSNDLVLRGYTVAQESGGLGEQALSKVAEMGLESQLDESDNLDVNVKTDPLKVIQGQVDSVSIKGEGLVMKKDLRVEEMEMKTGSIAINPLSAAFGKIELTEPTQASARVVLTEEDLNRASNSEYIHGKLQNMTVEVEGRTVTIDVQQVNLHLLADGKITLNADILQRGTGDVQKVAFTATPRVSPDKQHVSLDDIQYAEGQSLPPELNTALLNKAHELLNLSKFSLQGMSLKIQTMEITEGSLTLQTEALITEFPSA from the coding sequence ATGCTTAGCAATGATTTAGTTTTAAGAGGTTATACGGTGGCGCAGGAAAGCGGAGGACTGGGGGAACAGGCATTGAGCAAGGTGGCAGAAATGGGTTTAGAAAGCCAGCTTGATGAGTCTGACAACCTCGATGTCAATGTCAAAACCGATCCTTTGAAGGTGATTCAGGGGCAGGTTGATTCGGTTTCGATTAAAGGCGAAGGTCTAGTGATGAAAAAAGACCTACGCGTCGAAGAAATGGAAATGAAAACCGGCAGCATTGCGATTAATCCGCTCAGTGCAGCTTTTGGCAAAATTGAACTCACTGAACCGACGCAAGCATCTGCCCGTGTTGTTCTGACTGAAGAAGATTTAAACCGCGCTTCTAATTCTGAATATATCCACGGCAAATTGCAGAATATGACCGTGGAAGTTGAAGGTCGTACGGTTACGATCGACGTACAGCAAGTGAACCTTCATCTTCTTGCTGATGGCAAGATCACTCTGAATGCAGACATTCTTCAGCGCGGAACTGGAGACGTTCAGAAAGTTGCCTTTACAGCTACGCCTCGGGTGAGCCCAGACAAGCAACATGTCTCTCTGGATGACATCCAATATGCAGAAGGTCAAAGTTTGCCGCCTGAGCTCAATACAGCTCTGCTGAATAAAGCCCACGAGTTGCTGAATCTGAGTAAGTTCTCCTTGCAGGGAATGTCATTAAAAATTCAAACTATGGAGATTACAGAAGGATCTTTAACCCTTCAAACTGAGGCTCTTATTACTGAGTTTCCCTCAGCTTAA
- a CDS encoding threo-3-hydroxy-L-aspartate ammonia-lyase yields the protein MAERADLFAASLAVNYSDIEAAALRLKQQAHRTPVLSSRTVNQRTGAQVFFKAENFQRTGSFKFRGAYNALAQLPTEQKQRGVITYSSGNHAQALALAGQLLAVPITVVMPQDAPAVKQAATRGYGAEVVLYDRAKVVREELGTSLAQTCGLTLIPPYDHPDVVAGQGTTAKELFEAVGPLDLLLVCCGGGGLLSGCAIAAKSLAPACQVIGVEPELADDATRSFHSKQLQTVHNPNTIADGARTPCLGKVTFPLVLHYVDDLVTVSEGGIVRSLRLLWERLKIVVEPTGALAAAALLEAVVQAPNQRVGVILSGGNVDLSQMGQLFGGEI from the coding sequence TTGGCTGAGCGCGCTGATTTGTTTGCGGCTTCTTTGGCCGTCAATTATTCAGATATTGAAGCGGCTGCTCTGCGCTTGAAGCAACAGGCGCACCGAACTCCAGTGCTTAGCTCTCGCACGGTTAATCAACGCACTGGTGCTCAGGTCTTTTTTAAGGCCGAGAATTTTCAGCGCACTGGCTCATTCAAATTTCGTGGCGCTTACAACGCTCTGGCTCAACTTCCTACTGAGCAAAAACAGCGAGGCGTCATTACTTACTCTTCGGGCAACCATGCTCAAGCGTTAGCGCTAGCCGGTCAGCTGTTAGCGGTGCCGATCACCGTGGTCATGCCTCAAGATGCTCCAGCCGTGAAACAGGCGGCGACCCGGGGTTATGGTGCGGAAGTTGTGCTGTACGACCGGGCAAAAGTTGTCCGCGAAGAGTTGGGAACTAGCCTTGCTCAAACCTGTGGGCTAACCCTGATTCCTCCCTACGATCACCCTGATGTGGTTGCGGGTCAGGGCACCACAGCAAAAGAACTATTCGAAGCGGTTGGGCCGCTCGATTTGCTGCTGGTTTGCTGTGGGGGCGGTGGCTTGCTGTCGGGTTGCGCGATTGCTGCCAAGTCCTTGGCTCCTGCCTGCCAAGTCATTGGGGTGGAGCCCGAGCTAGCTGACGATGCCACACGCTCCTTTCACAGCAAGCAACTGCAAACCGTCCATAACCCTAATACGATTGCCGATGGTGCGCGGACACCTTGCCTAGGCAAGGTTACGTTTCCGCTGGTGCTGCATTATGTTGATGACCTAGTCACTGTGTCAGAAGGGGGAATCGTACGCAGTTTGCGGCTGCTTTGGGAGCGGTTAAAGATTGTGGTCGAGCCGACAGGAGCGCTGGCGGCTGCGGCTTTACTTGAAGCTGTGGTTCAAGCCCCTAACCAGCGAGTGGGTGTCATTCTCAGCGGTGGCAATGTAGACCTGAGCCAAATGGGGCAGTTATTTGGGGGCGAGATTTAA
- a CDS encoding DUF2231 domain-containing protein has translation MATPPYPDIPAVIENDEREYEDSGVPSSVAIAGHPLHPLLVTFPIGFLTGALGSDVGYWLTSDPFWARASLWLIGAGLVTAIVAAVTGMSDFIKIERVRQHTAGWAHMILNVSLLALTIVNFLLRLNDPIKGLMPWGFVLSFIIGTLLGISGWYGAELIYRHKIAVIGNSTNSKP, from the coding sequence ATGGCGACTCCCCCATATCCCGATATTCCGGCAGTTATTGAGAATGATGAGCGCGAGTATGAAGACAGTGGTGTACCTAGCAGCGTAGCGATTGCTGGCCATCCTCTCCATCCACTGCTGGTCACCTTTCCCATTGGTTTCTTAACTGGAGCCTTGGGAAGCGATGTGGGTTACTGGTTAACGAGCGACCCCTTCTGGGCCCGCGCCTCTTTGTGGCTCATTGGTGCAGGGTTGGTCACGGCCATCGTTGCTGCGGTCACAGGCATGAGTGACTTTATCAAGATTGAGCGTGTCCGTCAGCATACTGCTGGTTGGGCTCACATGATTCTAAATGTCTCGCTTCTAGCTCTGACAATTGTCAATTTTTTACTGCGCCTGAACGATCCAATTAAAGGTTTAATGCCCTGGGGGTTTGTGCTTTCGTTCATCATAGGAACCCTCCTTGGTATCTCTGGTTGGTATGGCGCAGAGCTAATTTATCGGCATAAAATTGCTGTTATTGGCAATAGCACCAACTCTAAGCCGTAA
- a CDS encoding ChaB family protein, translating to MPYQQLSELPADVQALPQYAQQLFMAAFNSAESDSNNQESAVEIAWTTVKHEYEKGEDGSWQRKPEGSKVDNSIR from the coding sequence ATGCCGTATCAACAATTGAGCGAACTGCCAGCAGACGTCCAAGCCCTGCCTCAATATGCTCAGCAGCTCTTTATGGCTGCCTTTAATAGCGCTGAGTCGGATTCTAATAATCAAGAAAGCGCTGTAGAGATTGCTTGGACCACTGTAAAGCATGAGTACGAAAAGGGCGAAGATGGTAGCTGGCAGCGCAAGCCAGAGGGTAGCAAGGTCGATAACTCAATCCGATAA
- a CDS encoding HAD family hydrolase, with product MQIRGVILDVDGTLIDSNDAHAHAWVEALAQGNHQVPFEQVRRLIGMGSDNLLPNTIGVSRDTPEGKQLSQAWQEIFESRYLPDLQPFPQTRELIQRIHEQGLKIVVATSGEASMMEALLKLAQVDEFIESETSSKDAKNSKPDPDLIQAALEKIGYHSDQVVMLGDTPYDIEAAAKAGVKTIALRCGGWQDSGLADALAIYDNPADLLAHYDSSPLGSAVAV from the coding sequence ATGCAAATCCGTGGTGTGATTCTCGATGTTGATGGCACCCTCATCGACAGTAATGATGCCCATGCCCATGCTTGGGTTGAAGCACTAGCCCAAGGTAACCATCAAGTTCCCTTTGAACAGGTGCGTCGTTTGATCGGCATGGGCAGTGATAATTTATTGCCTAATACCATTGGAGTCTCCAGAGACACTCCCGAAGGTAAGCAACTCAGTCAAGCCTGGCAAGAAATCTTTGAGTCTCGCTACCTGCCTGATTTGCAACCGTTCCCGCAAACGAGAGAGTTAATCCAACGGATCCACGAGCAAGGATTGAAGATTGTTGTCGCCACTTCGGGTGAGGCATCAATGATGGAAGCTCTGCTGAAGCTTGCCCAAGTTGACGAATTCATCGAGAGCGAAACCTCGTCCAAAGATGCCAAAAACTCCAAGCCCGATCCTGATCTAATTCAGGCTGCCTTAGAAAAAATTGGCTATCATTCCGATCAAGTCGTGATGTTGGGCGATACCCCTTACGATATCGAAGCGGCGGCTAAAGCAGGGGTCAAAACGATTGCGCTGCGCTGCGGTGGGTGGCAAGACTCAGGCCTTGCAGATGCCTTAGCTATCTATGACAATCCAGCTGATTTATTGGCTCACTATGACAGTTCGCCCCTAGGTAGCGCAGTCGCTGTTTAA